A genomic segment from Janibacter sp. DB-40 encodes:
- a CDS encoding glycosyltransferase family 4 protein has protein sequence MEHTARALRGLGVEVEEHLGPRLPEGSWDVVHGFQLGAQEVAGARRRGVPVVMSTIYWGLAYTTSGGAGRGSTARDALGRGRRGIRYLTASLKGREHLSRLALREMAAELDQVRAWSTADLLLPNADGEAQHIREDLGVLTETVVVPNAIDADLFTPGFDRPRDAGTVLCVGRIEPHKNQLGTITALRGLPGTSLIVVGPPHPHHAAYYEQCRRAATGNVTLLPGVDHADLPALYARHRTHVLASWYETTGLVSLEAAASGCTVVTTDRGHAREYFGDDAHYCDPAAPASIRAAVTSALADEPSRRLLDRITTRYTWADTARRTLDAYVSALDRRHA, from the coding sequence ATGGAGCACACCGCGCGGGCGCTACGCGGGCTCGGGGTGGAGGTCGAGGAGCACCTCGGGCCCCGGCTTCCCGAGGGGTCCTGGGACGTGGTGCACGGCTTCCAGCTCGGCGCGCAGGAGGTGGCCGGGGCCCGACGACGGGGCGTGCCCGTGGTGATGTCGACCATCTACTGGGGACTGGCGTACACCACCTCCGGCGGCGCGGGACGAGGTTCCACCGCTCGGGACGCGTTGGGGCGTGGCCGTCGCGGGATCCGGTACCTCACCGCAAGCCTGAAGGGCCGGGAGCACCTCAGCCGTTTGGCGTTGCGGGAGATGGCCGCCGAGCTGGACCAGGTCAGGGCCTGGTCCACGGCAGACCTCCTGCTGCCCAATGCCGACGGGGAGGCGCAGCACATCCGGGAGGACCTGGGCGTGCTGACCGAGACCGTCGTGGTGCCCAACGCCATCGACGCCGACCTCTTCACCCCGGGCTTCGACCGACCGCGCGACGCCGGAACCGTCCTGTGCGTCGGGAGGATCGAGCCGCACAAGAACCAGCTGGGCACGATCACGGCCCTGCGCGGTCTGCCGGGCACGTCCCTGATCGTCGTGGGTCCACCACACCCGCACCACGCGGCCTACTACGAGCAGTGCCGACGGGCTGCCACTGGCAATGTGACCCTGCTGCCAGGCGTGGACCACGCGGACCTGCCCGCCCTGTACGCGCGGCATCGCACGCACGTGCTCGCCAGCTGGTACGAGACGACCGGACTGGTCTCCCTCGAGGCGGCAGCGTCCGGGTGCACCGTCGTCACCACCGACCGCGGTCACGCCCGTGAGTACTTCGGTGACGACGCCCACTACTGCGACCCGGCTGCACCCGCCTCCATCCGTGCCGCCGTCACGTCCGCCCTCGCTGACGAGCCGTCCCGGCGACTGCTGGACAGGATCACGACGCGGTACACGTGGGCCGATACCGCGCGGAGGACCCTCGACGCCTACGTGAGTGCGTTGGACCGCCGACATGCGTGA
- a CDS encoding ABC transporter ATP-binding protein yields MREFIGHVRRVLDRRTKTKLMLGSLGLITLALLDMVAVALVYPMVSLASGVTPDSRILDPIRQLSTGNDTHSLLVTTAVMVVALFIAKSAASIAFNWWLAGLTNRSRAAVSTHLLRVYLTTPYGQISQRTTADLLKVQQDAVNQFMLAGVYALVNGVANMATIVGLGAVLFYTAPLQTTVLVGYFLLTAVLYLRVVRPATERAGRETISSAGLTWRSAMTALGAVKEIQLRSAELPFVHQYDNAVQRAAQAHRVSGFIAGLPRYILEVLFILAVGLAIVLSSDTEGGATLGLLGVFVAAGFRLLPAVTGLLGNISTLTVSEESARYVARDWKTFDDATREASAMPLPMERELVLSEVCFQYQDAADPVLDHVSLRVPKGSSVALVGPSGSGKTTLVDLVLGFYEPTSGLITADGIDVFSDISAWRANIAYVPQDVFLIEGTIEDNIAFEADRADESAHAALLSQAIMQADLEGLIAGLPDGVRTQVGERGSRLSGGQKQRIGMARALYRRPRLLILDEATSALDNATEQRVSGVIHGLGEDVTTIVVAHRLSTVREADAIVLLEEGHVSAIGTFEELRASSSSFADLVRLGDLT; encoded by the coding sequence ATGCGTGAATTCATTGGTCATGTCCGGCGCGTCTTGGACCGGAGGACGAAGACCAAGCTGATGCTGGGCTCCTTGGGCCTGATCACCCTCGCGCTCCTCGATATGGTGGCTGTCGCGCTGGTCTACCCCATGGTGTCCCTCGCCTCAGGAGTCACCCCTGATTCCCGCATCCTGGACCCCATCCGCCAGTTGTCTACGGGCAACGACACGCACAGCCTGCTCGTCACGACGGCGGTCATGGTCGTAGCGCTGTTCATCGCGAAGTCCGCAGCCTCCATCGCCTTCAATTGGTGGCTAGCTGGTCTGACGAACCGAAGTCGCGCCGCGGTCTCGACCCACCTCCTCCGGGTCTACCTCACGACTCCGTATGGTCAGATTTCCCAACGGACAACGGCGGATCTGCTCAAGGTGCAGCAGGACGCTGTGAATCAGTTCATGCTCGCCGGGGTCTACGCATTGGTGAACGGAGTGGCCAACATGGCGACCATCGTCGGCCTCGGTGCCGTGCTCTTCTACACAGCACCCCTTCAGACGACGGTGTTGGTCGGGTACTTCCTGCTCACCGCAGTTCTATACCTGCGCGTCGTCAGGCCAGCCACCGAGCGCGCCGGTCGCGAAACGATTTCGTCAGCCGGGCTCACTTGGCGTTCTGCGATGACAGCCCTCGGCGCGGTGAAGGAGATCCAACTGCGCTCTGCGGAACTGCCTTTCGTCCATCAGTACGACAACGCCGTGCAACGCGCAGCCCAAGCTCACCGTGTTTCCGGCTTCATCGCAGGTCTCCCCAGATACATCCTCGAAGTGCTCTTTATCCTGGCCGTCGGACTTGCCATTGTCCTCAGCTCAGACACTGAGGGCGGCGCAACTCTTGGGTTGCTGGGCGTCTTCGTGGCTGCGGGATTCCGGCTACTGCCAGCCGTGACTGGGCTGCTCGGCAACATCTCGACATTGACAGTGTCCGAGGAGTCGGCTCGGTACGTTGCCCGTGACTGGAAGACTTTCGACGACGCGACCCGCGAGGCGTCGGCCATGCCGCTACCCATGGAGCGCGAACTTGTCCTGAGCGAGGTCTGCTTCCAGTACCAGGACGCAGCCGACCCCGTACTCGACCACGTGAGCCTGCGCGTCCCGAAGGGGTCATCCGTGGCGCTCGTTGGTCCCAGCGGCTCGGGCAAGACGACCCTCGTCGACCTCGTTCTCGGCTTTTACGAACCGACATCCGGGTTGATCACGGCCGACGGAATCGATGTCTTCTCCGACATCAGCGCGTGGCGGGCGAACATCGCATATGTCCCACAGGACGTCTTCCTCATCGAGGGGACGATCGAGGACAACATCGCTTTCGAGGCTGACCGCGCTGACGAGTCTGCACACGCCGCTTTACTATCGCAGGCAATCATGCAGGCCGATCTGGAGGGTCTCATCGCGGGCTTGCCGGACGGCGTCCGAACGCAAGTTGGAGAACGCGGGTCCCGGCTCTCGGGTGGGCAGAAGCAGCGGATCGGCATGGCGCGTGCTCTGTACAGGAGACCACGTCTCCTCATCCTCGACGAGGCCACCTCCGCGCTCGACAACGCGACGGAGCAGCGGGTCTCAGGGGTGATCCACGGTCTCGGAGAGGACGTCACGACGATCGTCGTCGCACACCGTCTCTCGACGGTCAGGGAGGCCGATGCCATCGTGCTTCTCGAGGAGGGGCACGTCAGTGCCATCGGCACCTTCGAAGAATTGCGGGCCTCCAGCTCCTCGTTCGCCGACCTGGTTCGATTGGGAGACCTCACATGA
- a CDS encoding glycosyltransferase — MTEPREATSIWVVLPTYNGGVHLREQLQSIARQERPPDGLVASDDGSSDDSVSILEAFARSAPFPVTVLRQPHNVGLLSNLETALATALTTADVIAFADQDDLWHPAKLARIEQAFADPCVLMWFSDAEFIDAGGRPYGVSLWQALSLSAGMDLNAPQHLLRFITGQTIIGTAMAARSSLVRAGVPFPRTAELDSTHHFLHDGWLGLLAHLRGGVLLEPQAMTQYRQHDQQFTGMSLLRSAVEVAERHRSLNATVVLEEELRLSAIEQHLRRPHSMSFLGGAVPAVLLDRIEYTSTRASVVTGHQNPLRLLTLRHHYDAYADGWKTLLVDIFRYMRGRVRRGLNKPTR; from the coding sequence ATGACCGAGCCGCGCGAGGCGACCTCCATCTGGGTCGTTCTGCCCACGTACAACGGCGGGGTCCACCTCCGCGAGCAGCTGCAGTCAATCGCTCGACAGGAACGCCCACCTGACGGTCTCGTCGCCAGCGACGACGGATCGAGTGACGATTCAGTCAGCATCCTCGAGGCCTTCGCGAGGTCCGCCCCCTTCCCGGTGACCGTGCTTCGTCAGCCCCACAATGTGGGCCTGCTCAGCAACTTGGAGACGGCGTTGGCGACGGCGCTGACCACAGCCGACGTGATCGCCTTCGCGGATCAGGACGATCTGTGGCACCCAGCGAAGCTCGCGAGAATCGAGCAGGCGTTCGCCGATCCTTGTGTCCTCATGTGGTTCAGTGATGCCGAGTTCATCGACGCCGGCGGCCGCCCGTACGGCGTGAGCCTCTGGCAGGCCCTCAGCCTCAGTGCCGGGATGGACCTGAATGCGCCGCAACATCTTCTACGGTTCATCACTGGACAGACCATCATTGGTACGGCGATGGCGGCGCGAAGCTCCTTGGTGCGTGCGGGTGTCCCGTTCCCACGAACGGCTGAGCTGGACAGCACACACCACTTCCTCCACGACGGATGGCTCGGCCTTCTCGCGCACCTGCGCGGCGGCGTACTCCTAGAACCTCAGGCCATGACCCAGTACCGACAGCACGACCAGCAGTTCACGGGAATGTCCCTGTTGCGTTCCGCCGTCGAAGTCGCGGAACGCCACCGATCCCTGAACGCCACCGTTGTGCTCGAGGAAGAGCTGCGGCTGAGCGCCATCGAGCAGCACCTCCGGCGGCCCCACTCCATGTCCTTCCTCGGAGGCGCTGTGCCAGCGGTGCTGCTGGACCGGATCGAGTACACGTCAACCAGAGCCTCCGTGGTCACCGGGCACCAGAACCCACTGCGACTGTTGACGTTGCGACATCACTACGACGCCTACGCCGACGGGTGGAAGACCCTGCTGGTTGATATTTTCCGATACATGAGAGGAAGAGTCCGGCGCGGACTGAACAAGCCGACCCGATAG
- a CDS encoding UDP-glucuronic acid decarboxylase family protein, which yields MGTGQGPGEAVTPRRVMVTGGAGFIGSHITERLLEQGHEVLVVDNFYSSTRRNLTHLLDHPNFELMRHDVTFPLYVEVDEIYHLACPASPIFYQRDPVQTTKTSVHGSINMLGLAKRTKAKILLSSTSEVYGDPQVHPQTEDYWGNVNPIGIRSCYDEGKRCAETLFFDYRRQHDLDIKVARIFNTYGPRMQPDDGRVVSNFIVQALAGEPLTIYGDGSQTRSFCFVDDMVEGLMALMATPHEVTGPINIGNPVEFTMLELAELVRELTGSTSRIEHRSLPQDDPTRRRPDITRAVNVLGWGPQAQLRDGLQRTIEYFAALPTS from the coding sequence GTGGGCACAGGGCAGGGACCGGGCGAGGCCGTGACGCCGCGCCGGGTCATGGTGACCGGCGGGGCCGGCTTCATCGGGTCGCACATCACGGAGCGGCTGCTGGAGCAGGGCCACGAGGTGCTGGTGGTCGACAACTTCTACTCGAGCACCCGCCGCAACCTCACCCACCTGCTGGACCATCCCAACTTCGAGCTCATGCGGCACGACGTGACCTTCCCGCTCTATGTCGAGGTCGACGAGATCTACCACCTCGCGTGCCCGGCGAGCCCGATCTTCTACCAGCGGGATCCGGTGCAGACGACCAAGACCAGCGTGCACGGGTCGATCAACATGCTGGGGCTGGCGAAGCGGACGAAGGCGAAGATCCTGCTCTCCTCGACGTCGGAGGTGTACGGCGACCCCCAGGTGCACCCACAGACGGAGGACTACTGGGGCAACGTCAACCCGATCGGTATCCGCTCGTGCTACGACGAGGGCAAGCGGTGTGCGGAGACCCTCTTCTTCGACTACCGCCGGCAGCACGACCTCGACATCAAGGTCGCTCGGATCTTCAACACCTACGGTCCGCGGATGCAGCCCGACGACGGGCGGGTCGTGTCCAACTTCATCGTGCAGGCACTGGCGGGTGAGCCGTTGACGATCTACGGCGACGGGAGCCAGACCCGCTCGTTCTGCTTCGTCGACGACATGGTCGAGGGCCTGATGGCGCTCATGGCCACGCCGCACGAGGTGACCGGCCCGATCAACATCGGGAACCCGGTCGAGTTCACGATGCTCGAGCTGGCCGAGCTCGTGCGGGAGCTGACCGGCAGCACGTCGCGGATCGAGCACCGCTCGCTGCCCCAGGACGATCCGACCCGCCGCCGGCCCGACATCACCCGGGCTGTCAACGTGCTCGGGTGGGGGCCGCAGGCCCAACTGCGCGACGGGTTGCAGCGCACGATCGAGTACTTCGCCGCGCTGCCTACGTCGTGA
- a CDS encoding phosphatase PAP2 family protein → MTLSSSSRGAADAVRAAVALALVYTIAVLTAPGQWLDDEVFGLVQKVGVGPVGEWLPFLARTVLPGVLVVALLVVAGLAVLRRQWAAVGAAAALVLVSVPVSRLLREWLPRPEHGYSYVENTLPSTHVTLVVAAAVAIVVVWPTRRPGWLAPLLWAVVGLACAGNVVGYAHRPSDVVASVLLVAMVAAAATAACARVRVRGGRDPLP, encoded by the coding sequence ATGACCCTCTCCTCGTCATCGCGGGGTGCGGCGGACGCGGTCCGTGCGGCCGTGGCGCTGGCCCTGGTGTACACGATCGCCGTGCTCACAGCCCCCGGGCAGTGGCTGGACGACGAGGTCTTCGGGCTCGTGCAGAAGGTCGGGGTCGGACCGGTGGGGGAGTGGCTGCCCTTTCTGGCGCGCACAGTGCTGCCCGGGGTCCTCGTGGTCGCACTGCTCGTGGTCGCAGGGCTGGCCGTGCTCCGACGGCAGTGGGCCGCCGTGGGAGCAGCAGCAGCCCTTGTCCTGGTGTCGGTACCCGTGTCCCGGCTGCTGAGGGAGTGGCTGCCCCGGCCCGAGCACGGTTACTCCTACGTCGAGAACACCCTGCCGTCCACGCACGTGACACTTGTCGTCGCTGCGGCGGTGGCCATCGTGGTGGTGTGGCCGACCCGTCGACCGGGGTGGTTGGCGCCGCTCCTGTGGGCGGTCGTCGGACTGGCGTGCGCAGGGAATGTCGTCGGATACGCCCACCGGCCCAGTGACGTCGTCGCCTCGGTGCTGCTGGTCGCCATGGTGGCCGCGGCGGCGACGGCGGCCTGTGCGCGAGTCCGGGTCCGCGGCGGGCGTGACCCGCTACCCTGA
- a CDS encoding polysaccharide biosynthesis tyrosine autokinase, whose translation MQLSEFFGVLRARWTLVATCVVLAVLAALAVTLLTTPVYEARARIYLSTERVQDTPQGGVFALTSDDLETYVSILNTPAVLEPLREELGMEPGHPVHVSADVTGSTSILNITATAADPQEAARVANEVGPQLGAVAGEFSTLLASSGQKVISTPIEPASPPSSPTSPDPVRNIGLGLLAGLVLGIGLAFLRHALDTKVRGEEDIRAHSDAPMLAGLPLESTSSKGLVSVEEQPHGRHAEAIRRLRTNLMFVDVTTGRHSFVVTSAMPGEGKTTTAVNLALAMADSGRRTLLVDADLRKPSVARTLGMEGSVGLTTVLLGDAEVHDVIQPWGSVGMDVLPAGQIPPNPSELLGSAPMEALLTTLVQEYDFVLIDSPPVVPVIDAVVIERLTGGLVMVVGVDRTRKKDLVAALKQLDTVGARVSGFARNFVSGKSSGEYRYGYHTYEQEAASETRRGRRRAEATSGGRGQ comes from the coding sequence GTGCAGCTGAGCGAGTTCTTTGGTGTCCTGCGGGCGCGATGGACGTTGGTCGCGACGTGCGTCGTGCTGGCCGTGCTGGCGGCCCTGGCAGTGACGCTGCTGACGACTCCGGTCTACGAAGCGCGTGCTCGGATCTATCTCAGCACCGAGCGCGTCCAGGACACCCCGCAGGGCGGTGTTTTTGCGCTGACCAGCGACGACCTGGAGACCTACGTGTCGATCCTCAACACGCCGGCGGTGCTCGAGCCGCTGCGCGAGGAGCTGGGGATGGAGCCGGGGCACCCGGTCCACGTCTCCGCCGACGTCACCGGGTCCACGTCGATCCTCAACATCACCGCCACGGCGGCCGACCCGCAAGAGGCGGCCCGGGTGGCCAACGAGGTCGGCCCCCAGCTGGGGGCGGTTGCCGGTGAGTTCTCCACCCTGCTGGCCTCCTCCGGGCAGAAGGTCATCTCCACGCCCATCGAGCCGGCGTCGCCGCCGTCGAGCCCCACGTCACCGGACCCGGTCCGCAACATCGGGCTCGGTCTGCTTGCCGGCCTCGTGCTCGGGATCGGTCTCGCCTTCCTCCGGCACGCGCTGGACACCAAGGTCCGAGGGGAGGAGGACATCCGCGCCCACTCGGATGCACCCATGCTCGCGGGTCTCCCGCTGGAGTCCACCTCGTCCAAGGGGTTGGTGAGTGTCGAGGAGCAGCCCCACGGTCGACATGCCGAAGCCATCCGACGGCTGCGCACCAACCTGATGTTCGTCGACGTGACCACCGGGCGACACTCCTTCGTCGTGACCTCGGCCATGCCCGGGGAGGGCAAGACGACCACTGCGGTCAACCTCGCGCTCGCGATGGCCGACTCCGGTCGCCGCACGCTCCTGGTGGACGCGGACCTGCGCAAGCCGTCCGTGGCCCGCACGCTCGGGATGGAGGGCAGCGTCGGCCTGACCACGGTGCTGCTCGGCGACGCCGAGGTGCACGACGTCATCCAGCCGTGGGGGAGCGTCGGGATGGACGTGCTGCCCGCCGGCCAGATCCCGCCGAACCCGAGTGAGCTGCTCGGATCGGCACCGATGGAGGCACTGCTGACGACCTTGGTGCAGGAGTACGACTTCGTGCTCATCGACTCGCCGCCGGTGGTCCCGGTCATCGACGCAGTCGTCATCGAGCGGCTGACGGGCGGTTTGGTCATGGTCGTCGGCGTGGACCGGACGCGGAAGAAGGATCTGGTCGCGGCCCTGAAGCAGCTCGACACGGTCGGTGCCCGCGTCTCGGGCTTCGCCCGCAACTTCGTCTCCGGCAAGAGCAGCGGTGAGTACCGGTACGGCTACCACACCTACGAGCAGGAGGCGGCCAGCGAGACCCGGAGGGGCCGCAGGCGTGCCGAAGCCACGAGCGGCGGCCGCGGGCAGTGA
- a CDS encoding glycosyltransferase, whose product MRILRISHSGVVDAWRERERVVRRHGHEVTSVTARVWDEGGRDVLLQARPGEDVIGVRTLGRHPALFVYDPRPLWSLLGQQWDALDLHEEPFALATAEILLLRALRRSRTPFCLYSAQNIDKRYPPPFRWVERWALRHAVAVSVCNAQAGQIVTRKGLTGRAVLIGLGIDRTRFTHGPARPDRGPAVQVGYVGRLASHKGVDVLLEAVAADPHLHLTIAGAGPEEEQLRARAAAPDLAGRVEFLGSVATDDLPDVYRSVHVLAVPSRTTPGWQEQFGRVAVEAMACGTPVVASDSGALPDVVHGAGLLVPPDDATSLAAALRRAGADPDLSGRMRREGIVRASAYDWEFIGGQYVTLYEDMAKGGDRVVGDGLEIIVVAFHSARLLHDTLAPIAHLPVTVVDNSSDPAVLQVCDELGVRYLDPGRNGGFAFGVNHGLARRLRPGADVLLLNPDAVVDEIGVRALHAALHEAPDLASVAPAQVDGAGRPARVAWPLPTPWGAALEAVGLGRRRRDDYVIGSVLLLRARALEQVGGLDESFFLYAEETDWAKRAVDLGWRHRLVPEVTALHLGAATSSDTRRRDAHFHASQERYHRKHFGTVGWQATRAAVVIGSAARAVLLDGERAAAARERARRYLRGPLAVEAELPGVGAAP is encoded by the coding sequence GTGCGGATACTGCGGATCTCGCACAGCGGTGTGGTGGATGCCTGGCGGGAGCGTGAGCGGGTCGTCCGCCGCCACGGCCACGAGGTCACCTCGGTGACCGCCCGGGTGTGGGACGAAGGGGGCCGCGACGTCCTCCTCCAGGCCCGGCCCGGTGAGGACGTCATCGGCGTGCGCACCCTGGGGAGGCATCCCGCCCTCTTTGTCTACGACCCCCGTCCGCTCTGGTCACTCCTGGGTCAGCAGTGGGACGCTCTCGACCTGCACGAGGAGCCCTTCGCCCTCGCCACGGCCGAGATCCTGCTCCTGCGAGCCCTGCGCCGCTCCCGCACCCCCTTCTGCCTCTACTCGGCCCAGAACATCGACAAGCGCTACCCACCCCCCTTCCGCTGGGTCGAGCGGTGGGCGCTGCGGCACGCCGTGGCCGTCAGCGTGTGCAACGCGCAGGCGGGGCAGATCGTCACCCGCAAGGGCCTGACGGGGCGGGCGGTCCTCATCGGGCTGGGCATCGACAGGACGCGGTTCACCCACGGACCGGCGCGGCCCGACCGCGGGCCGGCCGTGCAGGTCGGGTACGTCGGCCGGCTGGCGTCGCACAAGGGCGTCGACGTCCTCCTCGAGGCGGTGGCAGCGGACCCGCACCTGCACCTGACGATCGCGGGCGCCGGCCCGGAGGAGGAGCAGCTGCGGGCACGGGCGGCAGCTCCCGACCTCGCCGGACGCGTGGAGTTCCTCGGGTCGGTGGCCACGGACGACCTGCCCGATGTCTACCGGAGCGTGCACGTCCTCGCGGTTCCCTCCCGCACGACACCCGGGTGGCAGGAGCAGTTCGGTCGGGTCGCGGTCGAGGCGATGGCCTGCGGCACCCCCGTGGTGGCCAGTGACAGCGGTGCCCTGCCCGACGTCGTGCACGGAGCCGGCCTGCTGGTTCCACCCGACGACGCCACCTCGTTGGCTGCGGCACTGCGCCGTGCTGGCGCCGACCCCGATCTCTCGGGGAGAATGCGCCGCGAGGGGATCGTGCGCGCGAGTGCGTACGACTGGGAGTTCATCGGGGGGCAGTACGTGACGCTGTACGAGGACATGGCGAAGGGCGGTGACCGGGTCGTCGGCGACGGCCTCGAGATCATCGTCGTCGCCTTCCACTCGGCGCGGCTGCTGCACGACACCCTCGCCCCCATCGCGCACCTGCCGGTCACCGTGGTCGACAACTCCAGCGACCCCGCAGTGCTGCAGGTCTGCGACGAGCTGGGCGTGCGGTACCTGGACCCCGGCCGCAACGGGGGCTTCGCCTTCGGCGTCAACCACGGACTCGCCCGCCGGCTGCGACCCGGCGCCGACGTGCTGCTGCTCAACCCCGACGCGGTCGTGGACGAGATCGGCGTCCGTGCGCTGCACGCTGCCCTCCACGAGGCCCCGGACCTGGCCAGCGTCGCCCCGGCACAGGTCGACGGGGCCGGGCGACCCGCACGGGTGGCCTGGCCGTTGCCGACACCTTGGGGTGCGGCCCTCGAGGCGGTGGGACTCGGTCGACGTCGACGGGATGACTACGTCATCGGATCCGTGCTGCTGCTGCGCGCCCGGGCCCTGGAGCAGGTGGGTGGCCTTGACGAGTCCTTCTTCCTCTACGCCGAGGAGACCGACTGGGCCAAGCGGGCCGTCGACCTCGGCTGGCGCCACCGTCTCGTGCCGGAGGTGACGGCCCTCCACCTCGGCGCGGCGACGAGCTCGGACACCCGCCGCCGGGATGCCCACTTCCACGCCTCCCAGGAGCGGTACCACCGCAAGCACTTCGGGACCGTCGGCTGGCAGGCCACCCGGGCGGCCGTCGTCATCGGTTCCGCAGCACGGGCGGTGCTCCTCGACGGCGAGCGTGCGGCCGCCGCCCGGGAGCGGGCCCGCCGGTACCTGCGCGGACCGCTCGCCGTCGAGGCCGAGCTCCCCGGCGTCGGGGCCGCACCGTGA
- a CDS encoding O-antigen ligase family protein, with amino-acid sequence MRSSGGAGVVTVTGLVAAGAGAAALGWIAPQQPAAALALAITVLLLGISAVRPVTVPLVVLPLLYVAARTVYGGTDVSVSDIALAVGTLAALLFGRRPFSRPLRNLLWLTVVYQVATLFTVVANPYPANALDWLHSWVLVAGGLLVGWSVGREGAGPLGLKLMLAAAVVLATWVTGIGVLQALEGNLEPVYLPHGMHKNFLGTMLGTTALIAYIRPIWLNLGRRAGMTVFWWLVVGMGFTQSRQAIVALGVVLVILVLRTHTDRRRSRVVLLAIVPALLVVLTLVRDQIASGNVHNSFFTRVESFADALSIWQTQPLVGVGLRWWYTDRFSAGIQPPNAEMEVLTAAGLIGLIGFLALMVGSVAVLWRMPPTYGMLAVMVVLGRFVQGQMDLFWVAAQTSVPFVIAGVCLGACARHEQGDDGPGEPATAREDAQTAVGVGRP; translated from the coding sequence GTGAGATCGTCCGGAGGGGCAGGGGTCGTCACCGTCACCGGCCTCGTCGCAGCAGGGGCCGGCGCCGCCGCCCTCGGCTGGATCGCCCCGCAGCAGCCGGCAGCGGCCCTCGCACTGGCGATCACGGTCCTCCTGCTCGGGATCTCGGCGGTGCGCCCCGTCACCGTCCCGCTGGTCGTCCTGCCCCTGCTCTACGTCGCAGCCAGGACGGTCTACGGCGGGACCGATGTCTCCGTCTCGGACATCGCCCTGGCGGTCGGCACGCTCGCGGCACTCCTCTTCGGCCGACGGCCGTTCAGCCGCCCCCTGCGCAACCTGCTGTGGCTCACGGTCGTCTACCAGGTGGCCACTCTCTTCACGGTCGTGGCCAACCCCTACCCCGCCAACGCCCTGGACTGGCTCCACTCCTGGGTCCTCGTCGCCGGCGGGCTGCTCGTCGGCTGGAGCGTCGGGCGCGAGGGCGCGGGTCCTCTCGGTCTGAAGCTCATGCTGGCCGCAGCCGTCGTCCTGGCCACGTGGGTCACCGGGATCGGTGTGCTCCAGGCACTGGAGGGGAACCTCGAGCCGGTGTACCTCCCTCACGGGATGCACAAGAACTTCCTCGGGACGATGCTGGGCACCACGGCCCTCATCGCCTACATCCGACCGATCTGGCTGAATCTGGGTCGACGGGCAGGGATGACCGTCTTCTGGTGGCTGGTGGTCGGGATGGGGTTCACCCAGTCCCGCCAGGCCATCGTCGCCCTCGGTGTCGTCCTCGTCATCCTGGTCCTGCGCACGCACACCGACCGCCGTCGCTCCCGGGTGGTCCTCCTGGCCATCGTGCCCGCGCTCCTGGTCGTCCTCACCCTCGTGCGTGACCAGATCGCCAGCGGCAACGTGCACAACTCGTTCTTCACGCGCGTCGAGTCCTTCGCGGATGCCCTGTCGATCTGGCAGACCCAGCCGCTCGTCGGTGTCGGGCTGCGGTGGTGGTACACGGACCGCTTCTCCGCCGGCATCCAGCCACCCAACGCCGAGATGGAGGTCCTCACCGCAGCGGGCCTCATCGGCCTCATCGGCTTCCTCGCCCTCATGGTCGGCAGCGTGGCGGTCCTGTGGCGGATGCCCCCGACGTACGGGATGCTCGCGGTCATGGTCGTCCTCGGACGATTCGTCCAGGGGCAGATGGACCTGTTCTGGGTGGCCGCCCAGACCTCCGTCCCGTTCGTCATCGCGGGGGTGTGCCTCGGCGCGTGCGCCCGTCACGAGCAGGGGGATGACGGTCCTGGCGAGCCGGCGACCGCCCGCGAGGACGCCCAGACGGCCGTGGGGGTCGGCCGCCCGTGA